The genomic DNA aTCCCCATTTTCCCTCCCCTTGGATATGgacacatataaaataaaaataaaaataaaaatatggaaCGTTTAATTTCGCTCTAGCCAAACGTTCGACATCCCACTTGAATGCTCGATGTTTGCCCTAACTGAGCGTTCGACATTCCATTGGAACGTTCGAAGTATACCCCGAACGTCCGATCATGCTAGAtgagttttttaactttttagcCATATCAGTCATTGTTTCATTTTTGCATTCTAGCAAGTTCTaaacttagagagagagagagagagagagctttatgctcatgattatcaatgaatgagactgaTATGTTTCcccttcaaaaagaaaaaatatttatatggGAACATAGACTTTAACATGATTTACTTTATATGGATATTAAACTAGAATAAAGGGTCTtatgtttttattcatttgaatgatttaaggtctttttttttttttcatttgtatgacTTACTTCGATTTTTAGGCATATTttgaaagtgatttttttttttttcaaagcaaaagaaggcaaaaatttatttatcagaTATTcatactaattttctattaattctttaataatcaaaatcaatattttttccctttatgcttcttttgattttaaattaatcATATCGGAACacaattttaacatgttttaatttatataaattaaactaaaatcaagggtcttatgttttaattcatttgatcattttatggttttttttttttttgtaagatttaCTCCGATTTTCAggtatttttttcaaagtgctttttatgattttgaaagcaaagaagattaaaatatatttgattgttatgcaaaaaatgaatataaatgcTTTGAAAGCACCTAACATTCCCTAAATGCTTTGGAAACATCATAGAGATAATTAGGCATTGAATGTGATGTGAGTCATtgggaggatttttttttttacttttattttgttgtgtatATTTTCTAATGGCTCAAAATTATATGGATAGgtatcacatcaataatattaaaGATCCTTGCTAACATCaataatgcttttttttttttggtaggaacaatgattttaacatattttaatttatatggattaaacaaaaattaagggcGTTGTGATAGTAAAATTTTATGCGATTTATACATCTATACGATGTTCTGtgtgtaaattgtaattttgtgtcactatattgaataatatattggtgtataacctttagtatgtctttttatttaaagaggCATGACATTTTTACATGAGTTAGTTATGAGTTAGTTAGTTATCAAGAAATTCTAAATGAAAATCTCGTAAAGCAATGGTTACGAAAGTTAGTTATCAATTACAagcttctttatatatatatatatatatatatatatatatatatatgattactaGCCTTACAACACACCATATTTGATAATTGGCCTTATTGTACACAATACAAGCTTCTATGTTACAAATACACGTGGGTTTGACTATTGGCCTTATAACACATATGATAATTGGCCTTATTGTGGATAATGCAAGCTTCTGATTGAATGAGTACGACATATATTATAAGTGGAATGTTCACACCGAGCTAGCCAGTGCTGGTGCCGGTGTCAAACAAGTGTTGGTGCAGAAAGTGAaggtgttggtgttggtgctAGTGCTGGTGATGGCGCTAGTTACGGTGCCGGTGATGGTGCCGACGCCGGTGGcagtggaggtggaggtggcaGTGCCGGTGGTGGCGCCGATGGCATTGCCGATGCTGGTGTCGGCTGATATAGCAATAAGAATTACAAGTTACAAGTTAAAGTGATCAATGAAGACTTACAAAGTCAAACAGGAAGAGTTTGAGTTCAATAAGGATGAGGTAAAATAAAACCCTTGATTTACACCTTCAAATTACATGTTGACATGTACGGCAACATTTAACCAATAGCAAATATACTCTAGCACACCTAATAAGTTTCTTAAAACACTTGCTGCCACACTATAAACAGGTTAGAAGGGGTGGGGATGAGCTACCTGGCCCAAAGTCATTAGGGTGATTCGACCATCCTCGGTCAGGAGACCGAGGAGGTGATTGAGCTAACTTTGCATCACAGACTCGTATATACCTTACAAGTAATTAGAATTACACATACATAACAAGTGAGAATATGGACGATACATGTACATATCAAAACAAAGACACGTGTAtgtgacaaaaaaacaaaaacaaaaaaaacctcatatatatgcttcaaaggCAAATTGTACATAGATGCATGATTTAGGTAAGATATAAACATGCTAACCTGCTCCTGAAGGACGGGTGAATTCCTGGGAAGGTATGCAAGGCATCGGGGGAATAGCCGCAATAGCAGTATTAGTGCGAGCCATTGAAGGGAAGGTGAGGATAAATGCTATAATGCATTCTCTCCACCATCTGCCCACCATCTCTGCTTGCTCTAGGCTAATAGCTATGAGAATGAGATATTGCTTGGAGTTTTCAACGGCTATGAGAATGAGATATTGCTTGGAGTTTTCAAGAAGAGAATGCAAGCCT from Corylus avellana chromosome ca6, CavTom2PMs-1.0 includes the following:
- the LOC132185847 gene encoding uncharacterized protein LOC132185847, with the translated sequence MVGRWWRECIIAFILTFPSMARTNTAIAAIPPMPCIPSQEFTRPSGAADTSIGNAIGATTGTATSTSTATGVGTITGTVTSAITSTSTNTNTFTFCTNTCLTPAPALASSV